The following proteins come from a genomic window of Salvia hispanica cultivar TCC Black 2014 chromosome 4, UniMelb_Shisp_WGS_1.0, whole genome shotgun sequence:
- the LOC125224428 gene encoding ATPase family AAA domain-containing protein 3-B-like, which produces MATNWASGVLAAIVHAAFGAEHSYADGSFKFSPFSSSPSAPDPAAEPTKPPDQPAERRPRNDNPRTTSSGFDPEALERGAKALKEITSSSHAKKVFEVMKKQEETRQQELNAKAAEFKALQAQAETEKQKVVYDEQKKLAQTQAQIKSQMARYEDELARKRMQAENEQHRARNQELVKMQEESAMRQEAARRATEEQIQAQRRQTEREKAEIERETIRVRAMAEAEGRAHEAKLAEEVNKRMLVERANAEREKWVSAINTTFEHVGGGLHAILTDQNKLVVAVGGVTALAAGVYTTREGARVIWSYVDRILGQPSLIRESSRGKYPWSGLFSRGLRSITSGANRSSQNGNGFGDVILNPSLQRRIQHLATATANTKAHQAPFRNMLFYGPPGTGKTMAARELARKSGLDYALMTGGDVAPLGSQAVTKIHQLFDWAKKSNRGLLLFIDEADAFLCERNKTYMSEAQRSALNALLFRTGDQSKDIVLALATNRPGDLDSAVADRIDEVLEFPLPGEEERFKLLKLYLRKYIAEAGEREPGLFSQFFKKQQKKIEIKGVTDDLIKEAAAKTEGFSGREIAKLMASVQAAVYGSEDCVLDATLFREVVDYKVAEHQQRKKLAEGQDAAK; this is translated from the exons ATGGCTACAAATTGGGCATCAGGGGTGCTTGCAGCTATAGTTCATGCTGCATTTGGCGCAGAGCACTCCTACGCAGATGGCTCATTCAAGTTCTCTCCATTCTCCAGCTCCCCGTCGGCTCCGGATCCGGCTGCGGAGCCGACTAAGCCGCCAGACCAGCCGGCTGAGCGGCGTCCTCGGAATGATAATCCTAGGACGACATCTTCTGGCTTCGATCCTGAGGCATTGGAGAGGGGCGCGAAAGCGTTGAAAGAGATTACTAGCTCTTCGCATGCTAAAAAG GTATTTGAAGTGATGAAAAAGCAAGAAGAAACGAGGCAGCAAGAGTTAAATGCAAAAGCAGCGGAATTCAAGGCGTTACAAGCTCAAGCTGAAACT GAGAAACAAAAAGTGGTGTATGATGAACAGAAAAAGCTAGCTCAGACACAAgcacaaataaaatcacagATGGCTCGATATGAAGATGAATTGGCAAGGAAAAGAATGCAg GCAGAGAATGAACAACACAGAGCAAGAAATCAAGAGCTTGTGAAAATGCAAGAAGAATCAGCTATGAGGCAGGAGGCTGCCAGACGAGCAACTGAAGAGCAAATTCAAGCACAGCGTCGCCAAACTGAAAGAGAGAAGGCAGAGATTGAACGTGAAACTATCAGGGTGCGGGCTATGGCAGAGGCAGAGGGTAGAGCCCATGAAGCCAAGCTTGCCGAGGAAGTTAATAAAAGGATGCTGGTTGAGCGTGCAaatgcagagagagagaaatgggTTTCTGCGATTAATACAACTTTTGAACACGTTGGag GGGGTCTGCATGCAATTTTGACGGATCAAAACAAGCTTGTTGTAGCTGTTGGAGGTGTAACAGCTCTTGCCGCAGGAGTATACACAACGAG AGAAGGTGCCAGGGTAATTTGGAGTTATGTGGACCGAATTTTGGGACAACCGTCTCTAATAAGAGAATCTTCGCGAGGGAAATATCCATGGTCTGGCCTATTTTCCCGTGGCCTGAGAAGCATCACCAGTGGCGCTAATAGAAGTTCTCAAAACGGGAATGGGTTTGGCGATGTTATCTTGAATCCTTCTCTTCAGAGGCGGATTCAACACTTGGCAACTGCAACAGCTAATACTAAAGCTCATCAGGCACCATTCAGGAACATGCTCTTTTATGGGCCACCAGGAACTGGAAAAACGATGGCTGCTAGGGAGCTTGCCCGTAAATCT GGCCTTGACTATGCCTTGATGACTGGAGGTGATGTTGCTCCACTGGGTTCTCAGGCTGTTACAAAGATACATCAATTGTTTGACTGGGCTAAGAAGTCTAACAGGGGATTACTGCTTTTCATCGATGAAGCAGACGCGTTCTTGTGCGA GCGGAACAAAACATACATGAGTGAAGCTCAAAGGAGTGCACTCAACGCACTGTTATTTCGCACTGGCGACCAATCCAAGGATATAGTCCTTGCTCTTGCAACCAACCGACCAGGTGATCTCGACTCCGCTGTGGCAGATCGTATCGATGAGGTCCTTGAATTCCCCTTGCCCGGTGAAGAGGAGCGTTTCAAACTCCTCAAACTCTATCTGCGCAAGTACATAGCAGAAGCCGGGGAGAGAGAACCTGGCTTGTTCTCACAGTTCTTCAAGAAACAGCAGAAGAAAATCGAGATCAAGGGTGTGACTGATGATCTCATCAAGGAAGCTGCTGCAAAGACTGAGGGATTCTCCGGAAGAGAAATCGCGAAGCTCATGGCTAGCGTTCAAGCAGCGGTCTATGGCAGTGAGGACTGCGTGCTGGACGCCACTCTTTTCCGCGAAGTTGTCGACTATAAAGTTGCAGAGCATCAACAGAGGAAGAAACTTGCTGAAGGGCAAGATGCTGCCAAATGA
- the LOC125222162 gene encoding pentatricopeptide repeat-containing protein At5g27270, which produces MEALKSPFLLPSPSIPPLRTSFGLRKQPIPPPRRVVRCCLHPDPWSLSSGNPKNIGKPKPRTRNPKNPLPDDNARRIIKAKARYLSVLRRNQGSRAQTPRWIRRSPEQMVQYMEDDRNGHLYGRHVVAAIKRVRSTAEMREGEYDMREEMCSFVAKLSFREMCVVLKEQRSWRQVRDFFGWMKLQLSYRPSVIVYTIVLRSYGQGGKINLAEETFLEMLEAGCEPDEVACGTMLCTYARWGRHKAMLSFYSAVEERGITPSVAVFNFMLSSLQKKSQHNDVIYVWRKMVDKRVTPNSFTYTVVISSLVKEGMAKEALKTFGRMKSMGFVPEESTYSLLISLRSKRGEKDEALHLYEEMRSRGIVPSSFTCASLLALYYRTADYSKACSLFTEMERLDVTADEVIFGLMIRIYGKLGLYDDAQKTFLEIRRSGKLSGEKTYMTMAQVHLSFGNVEKALEVMELMKSSNIPYSRFAYIVLLQCYVAKGDLSSAEGAYQDLSKTGLPDAMCCKDILNLYLRLGLSQKAKPFVAQIRKDKVEFDEGLLMTVMKVYCRNGMHKEVEQLIEELGESKTFDSPFLRTFSTALDGQYITATEFENWYATLDQSGSVAIELVLTLCLVTENEPKMKQKLEFLLKSKIGESVANKLIIQSIKDGDKTAESLYELMTKLGCQLEDTSLASLISMYGKQKKLDQVQKVFASMTDSTRDGKLISGLMIDAYIACGREEDAYLFCKEQAARGHNLGSVSISILVKALTNCGKYHQAEEVIRHSFRENLELDTVAYNTSIQAMLEAGRLHFALSIYERMLSLHISPSIQTYNTMISVYGRSRNLDKALEMFNMAQGLGGALDEKICTNMICHYGKAGKVHEALALFRKMQEEGIKLGKVSYNVMINACAAAGLYQEAENLLLSMQNSSCSPDSLTYLAMIRAYAESKKYAEAEKTIMLMQQEGISPKCAHFNLVLSAYSRAGSMVEADRIYRKIVSIGLNPDLDSKSSMLRGYLDFGLVEDGISFFKSECCSVGPDRFLLSAAIHLFRLAGNEPQADELLRTMKNSGVPFLNNLEVGSKTKKLA; this is translated from the exons ATGGAGGCTCTCAAATCCCCATTTCTTCTCCCATCTCCGTCAATTCCACCTCTGAGGACCAGTTTCGGTCTCCGCAAGCAACCGATTCCGCCACCGCGCAGGGTTGTTCGGTGCTGCCTGCATCCGGATCCATGGAGCCTGAGCTCCGGCAACCCTAAAAACATCGGCAAGCCCAAGCCGAGGACCAGAAACCCTAAGAATCCGCTCCCCGACGACAACGCGCGCCGCATCATCAAGGCGAAGGCTCGCTACCTGAGCGTGCTGAGGAGGAACCAGGGCTCGCGCGCGCAGACGCCGAGGTGGATCAGGCGCTCGCCGGAGCAGATGGTGCAGTACATGGAGGACGACAGGAACGGGCACCTCTACGGGAGACACGTGGTGGCGGCGATCAAGCGCGTGCGGAGCACCGCGGAGATGCGCGAGGGGGAGTACGATATGAGGGAGGAGATGTGCTCGTTCGTGGCGAAGCTCAGTTTTAGAGAGATGTGTGTGGTGTTGAAGGAGCAGAGGAGCTGGCGCCAAGTTAGAGATTTCTTTGGTTGGATGAAATTGCAG TTGAGCTATCGGCCAAGCGTTATAGTCTACACAATTGTTCTGAGGTCGTACGGCCAAGGTGGAAAGATCAATCTTGCTGAGGAGACTTTCTTGGAGATGCTTGAAGCAGGGTGTGAACCAGATGAGGTAGCTTGTGGGACCATGTTATGCACGTATGCCAGATGGGGCCGCCACAAGGCTATGCTGTCGTTCTATTCTGCTGTAGAGGAGAGAGGCATAACACCTTCAGTTGCCGTGTTCAATTTCATGCTATCTTCTTTACAAAAGAAATCACAGCATAATGATGTTATATATGTTTGGAGGAAGATGGTCGATAAAAGGGTAACTCCAAATAGTTTTACATATACAGTTGTGATTAGCTCGCTTGTGAAAGAAGGCATGGCTAAAGAAGCTTTGAAGACATTCGGTAGGATGAAAAGTATGGGTTTTGTGCCTGAAGAGTCGACCTACAGCCTTCTTATTAGTTTGAGATCCAAACGTGGTGAGAAAGATGAAGCTCTTCATCTCTATGAAGAAATGAGATCTCGTGGGATAGTACCTAGCAGTTTTACATGTGCTTCGCTCCTTGCGTTGTACTATAGAACTGCTGACTACTCTAAAGCTTGTTCACTTTTCACTGAAATGGAGAGACTTGATGTTACTGCAGACGAGGTGATTTTTGGCTTAATGATTCGGATATATGGTAAATTGGGTCTTTATGATGATGCACAAAAGACCTTTTTAGAAATCAGGAGATCAGGCAAACTCAGTGGTGAGAAAACATATATGACTATGGCACAAGTTCATCTCAGTTTTGGGAATGTTGAGAAAGCTTTAGAGGTGATGGAACTAATGAAAAGTAGTAATATCCCCTACTCTAGATTTGCATATATTGTCTTATTGCAATGCTATGTAGCAAAAGGGGATCTTTCATCTGCAGAAGGTGCGTATCAGGATCTTTCAAAGACCGGACTTCCTGATGCCATGTGTTGTAAAGATATACTCAATTTGTACCTGAGACTTGGTTTGTCTCAAAAGGCAAAGCCATTTGTTGCCCAGATCAGAAAAGATAAAGTTGAGTTTGATGAGGGACTCTTGATGACAGTCATGAAGGTCTACTGCAGGAATGGAATGCATAAAGAAGTTGAACAGCTGATTGAGGAGTTGGGTGAAAGTAAAACATTTGATAGTCCATTCCTCCGGACATTTTCTACGGCATTGGATGGACAATATATCACAGCAAcagaatttgaaaattggtATGCAACCTTGGATCAATCTGGATCAGTGGCAATTGAGTTGGTGCTGACACTTTGTTTGGTAACAGAAAACGAACCGAAGATGAAACAAAAACTTGAGTTTCTACTGAAGTCTAAGATTGGCGAGTCGGTAGCCAACAAATTGATAATCCAGTCCATCAAAGATG GTGACAAGACTGCGGAGTCTCTTTATGAGCTAATGACGAAACTTGGTTGCCAACTAGAGGATACTTCTTTGGCATCTTTAATTAGCATGTATGGGAAACAAAAGAAGCTTGACCAAGTGCAAAAAGTCTTTGCTTCAATGACAGATTCTACTAGAGATGGGAAGCTCATATCTGGTTTAATGATCGATGCCTATATTGCATGTGGCAGAGAAGAGGATGCATacttattttgtaaagaaCAGGCTGCAAGAGGACACAATCTTGGTTCTGTATCTATAAGCATACTTGTGAAAGCTTTGACAAATTGTG GTAAATACCACCAGGCAGAGGAAGTTATTCGTCATAGTTTCCGTGAGAATTTAGAGCTTGATACTGTAGCATACAACACTTCCATTCAAGCAATGCTGGAAGCTG GAAGACTTCATTTTGCTCTCAGCATATATGAACGCATGCTTTCTCTGCACATTTCACCATCTATTCAGACATATAATACCATGATCAG TGTGTATGGACGAAGCCGGAACCTGGATAAAGCATTGGAGATGTTCAACATGGCTCAGGGCTTGGGTGGGGCACTGGATGAGAAGATATGCACTAATATGATTTGCCACTATGGAAAAGCTG GCAAAGTTCACGAAGCATTAGCCTTATTCCGCAAAATGCAGGAGGAAGGAATAAAACTCGGGAAG GTGAGCTACAACGTCATGATCAATGCATGTGCTGCTGCTGGACTATACCAAGAAGCAGAAAACCTTTTGCTAAGTATGCAGAATTCCAGCTGTTCACCGGACTCCCTTACGTACCTCGCCATGATTCGAGCCTATGCTGAGAGTAAAAAATACGCAGAAGCAGAGAAAACCATCATGTTAATGCAGCAAGAAGGAATCTCACCTAAATGTGCCCATTTTAACCTTGTGCTCTCAGCTTATAGCAGAGCAGGATCAATGGTGGAAGCTGATAGGATATACAGGAAAATAGTATCAATCGGATTAAATCCCGACCTCGACTCCAAATCATCAATGCTTAGAGGATACCTCGATTTTGGGCTTGTTGAAGACGGAATCTCATTCTTCAAAAGTGAGTGCTGCTCTGTTGGTCCAGACAGATTTCTTCTGAGTGCAGCAATTCATCTTTTCAGATTAGCGGGCAACGAACCACAGGCAGACGAGCTTTTAAGGACCATGAAAAACTCGGGTGTTCCATTCCTGAACAATCTTGAAGTTGGATCAAAGACGAAAAAACTTGCATAA
- the LOC125219173 gene encoding uncharacterized protein LOC125219173, which yields MAKFNVVQKKRRTFIANEKRRIHGDPASGKLHQRIQPKSISGKRQRKLLKKWRREQKEAVEKGLITMQDVEMAAAEEPAEDAKKTPVKFPMKRAARLRLKKKGNNTKKSQKPVGEASNDSMVE from the exons ATGGCGAAATTCAACGTTGTGCAGAAGAAGCGGCGGACGTTCATTGCCAATGAGAAGAGGAGGATTCACGGAGACCCGGCGTCGGGGAAGCTGCACCAGAGAATTCAGCCCAAATCCATCTCCGGCAAGCGCCAGCGCAAGCTGCTCAAGAAATGGCGCAGG GAGCAGAAGGAGGCCGTGGAAAAGGGGTTAATTACTATGCAAGATGTTGAGATGGCCGCTGCTGAGG AGCCTGCGGAAGATGCTAAAAAGACTCCCGTTAAATTCCCAATGAAGAGGGCTGCCAGACtaagattgaagaagaaag GGAACAACACGAAGAAATCTCAAAAACCTGTTGGAGAAGCATCAAATGACTCCATGGTGGAGTAA